In Bacillus methanolicus, the following proteins share a genomic window:
- a CDS encoding bifunctional adenosylcobinamide kinase/adenosylcobinamide-phosphate guanylyltransferase, with amino-acid sequence MALGKIMFITGGVRSGKSSFAEKTAVTIAEKTGGDLHYLACGRSSDPEMSERIKRHKMDRENSPIPWNTWEFATNIQQASSHFSKHSVVLLDCLTTLLNNELFSNREAWVRLDFQEEVKRSIKERVLEIQKACGHLLIVSNEVLNEPINESLVVFTYGKILGELHQWLVQRSSAAYLVEAGIPRLMKGDRTHERHYDSRDSF; translated from the coding sequence ATGGCGCTCGGTAAAATAATGTTTATTACCGGCGGAGTCCGGAGCGGGAAGAGTTCCTTTGCTGAGAAAACGGCTGTTACGATTGCGGAAAAAACCGGCGGGGATCTTCATTATCTTGCATGCGGCCGATCCTCAGACCCGGAAATGAGTGAACGGATAAAAAGGCATAAAATGGACCGGGAAAACAGCCCTATTCCGTGGAATACGTGGGAATTTGCAACAAATATTCAGCAGGCCAGTTCTCATTTTAGTAAACATTCTGTCGTTTTGCTTGATTGTTTAACGACATTATTAAATAATGAGCTTTTTTCAAATAGAGAAGCATGGGTCCGGCTTGATTTCCAGGAGGAAGTGAAAAGGTCGATTAAAGAAAGGGTTTTGGAGATTCAAAAAGCATGCGGCCATTTGCTTATAGTCAGTAATGAAGTGCTCAATGAACCGATTAATGAAAGTCTTGTCGTGTTTACATATGGAAAAATTCTCGGCGAGCTTCATCAATGGCTCGTCCAGAGATCAAGCGCTGCTTATTTAGTTGAAGCAGGTATTCCCCGGCTGATGAAAGGAGATCGGACACATGAAAGGCATTATGATTCAAGGGACAGCTTCTGA
- a CDS encoding cobyric acid synthase encodes MKGIMIQGTASDVGKSLITTAICRILAKEGYKVAPFKSQNMSNNSYVTMDGKEIGRAQGIQAEAAGTEATVWMNPILLKPRSDHQSEVVLLGRPFTTVSGKEYRDSFYQKGLETIETALKKLQEEYELIVIEGAGSPAEINLKDRELVNMKVAELADVPVVLVADIDRGGVFASIVGTLELLEEEERSRVKGVIINKFRGDPELFQDGITWLEERTGIPVLGVVPYLDRHMIEGEDSLSLHDRFSNRLQKSIDIAVIKLPYLSNYSDMEPFLYEEDVSVRWVSSTERFGNPDAVIIPGTKSTIEDLRYLKDNGLAEALKKYAANKGTIVGICGGYQMLTRMLVDEAGSDTGKAGISEEGLGMIPGNTFFYSEKLTVRTKGTVHPNVGVGEIPVHGYEIHLGKTDFEPSVKRSPFLLLENGEEEGYCSDNGSIIGTYLHHLFHNDQWRSEWLNRLRKRKGLSVRHPVFIGELKDAKYDELATGIKPFLNWEQVKNIIFTGAGSE; translated from the coding sequence ATGAAAGGCATTATGATTCAAGGGACAGCTTCTGATGTCGGAAAAAGTTTGATCACAACCGCAATTTGCAGGATTCTCGCAAAGGAAGGATACAAAGTTGCCCCTTTTAAATCACAAAATATGTCCAATAATTCTTATGTTACGATGGACGGTAAAGAGATTGGCCGTGCCCAAGGTATTCAAGCGGAAGCAGCCGGGACAGAGGCAACGGTCTGGATGAATCCGATATTATTAAAACCGAGGTCCGATCATCAATCTGAAGTAGTTTTATTAGGCCGGCCGTTTACAACCGTTTCCGGCAAGGAGTACCGAGATTCATTTTATCAAAAAGGATTGGAAACAATTGAAACTGCGCTAAAAAAACTGCAAGAGGAATATGAACTGATCGTAATTGAAGGAGCGGGAAGCCCGGCGGAAATCAATTTAAAAGACAGAGAACTTGTGAATATGAAAGTTGCGGAACTTGCCGATGTACCCGTTGTTTTAGTAGCTGATATTGACCGGGGCGGAGTGTTTGCCAGTATCGTCGGAACACTGGAGCTTCTGGAAGAAGAGGAACGGAGCAGGGTAAAGGGTGTGATTATTAATAAATTTCGCGGCGATCCCGAGTTGTTTCAAGATGGCATCACGTGGCTTGAGGAACGAACGGGTATTCCGGTTCTTGGGGTTGTTCCCTATTTAGACCGGCATATGATAGAAGGAGAAGATTCTCTCTCCCTTCATGACAGGTTTTCAAACCGCCTGCAAAAAAGCATTGATATTGCTGTTATCAAACTTCCGTATCTTTCAAACTACAGTGACATGGAACCGTTCTTGTATGAAGAGGATGTTTCGGTTCGATGGGTGAGCAGCACGGAACGATTCGGGAATCCTGATGCTGTGATCATTCCCGGCACGAAAAGTACGATTGAAGATTTGCGATACCTTAAAGATAATGGACTGGCTGAAGCACTTAAGAAATACGCAGCCAACAAAGGGACAATCGTTGGCATTTGCGGCGGATATCAAATGCTGACCCGTATGCTTGTGGATGAGGCAGGATCTGATACAGGGAAAGCCGGAATAAGCGAAGAAGGTCTCGGAATGATTCCGGGAAATACGTTTTTTTACAGTGAAAAGCTGACTGTTCGAACGAAGGGAACGGTTCACCCTAATGTCGGCGTGGGAGAAATTCCGGTACATGGCTACGAAATTCACCTTGGGAAAACTGATTTTGAACCTTCCGTAAAGAGAAGCCCGTTTTTATTGCTTGAGAACGGCGAGGAAGAGGGGTATTGCAGTGACAATGGCTCGATCATTGGCACGTATTTGCACCACCTTTTTCATAATGATCAGTGGCGGAGCGAGTGGTTGAATCGATTGAGGAAAAGAAAAGGGCTTTCTGTTCGTCATCCCGTTTTTATTGGAGAGCTGAAGGATGCAAAATATGATGAATTGGCTACCGGCATAAAGCCGTTTTTAAACTGGGAGCAAGTGAAAAACATTATTTTCACGGGAGCGGGAAGCGAATGA
- the cobS gene encoding adenosylcobinamide-GDP ribazoletransferase: MIKGFLINLQFFTSIPVRLKLPMDQSHLKKAIQTFPLLGIFQGFVFSLVLYLLQHYTPFSDLAAAFFLWLLTIILTGGIHLDGWIDASDAYFSFQDREKRLEIMKDPRTGAFGVISVIILLSSRFIFLYEITVMANLFSYYLMMFIPFLGKSAMGYFLTGLPSVRKEGLAFFFQQAADVRSLWIYPLYLLFFLGLAFLLSIKLFLFFAVILFSAVAAVIFLKYKIMKWFGGVTGDVLGSAVEGVELLLWAILWLLHYFAMA; this comes from the coding sequence ATGATAAAAGGGTTCTTGATTAACCTCCAATTTTTTACGTCTATTCCTGTTCGGCTAAAACTCCCAATGGATCAATCTCATTTGAAAAAAGCGATTCAAACTTTTCCTTTATTAGGAATTTTTCAAGGCTTTGTTTTTTCTCTAGTATTGTATTTGTTGCAACATTATACGCCCTTTTCTGATCTTGCTGCTGCATTTTTTCTTTGGCTATTGACTATTATTCTCACAGGCGGGATTCATCTCGACGGTTGGATTGATGCTAGTGACGCTTATTTTTCTTTTCAGGATAGAGAGAAACGGCTTGAAATTATGAAGGATCCCCGGACAGGGGCATTCGGGGTTATTTCGGTTATCATTCTGTTGAGCAGCAGATTCATATTTTTATACGAAATTACCGTTATGGCTAATTTGTTTTCATATTACTTAATGATGTTTATCCCTTTTTTGGGAAAAAGCGCGATGGGTTATTTTCTTACCGGCTTGCCGTCTGTGAGAAAAGAAGGGCTTGCCTTTTTCTTTCAGCAAGCAGCGGATGTTCGTTCATTATGGATATACCCATTGTATCTGCTGTTTTTTCTCGGGCTGGCTTTTCTTTTATCTATTAAGCTCTTTCTTTTTTTTGCTGTAATCCTTTTTTCTGCAGTTGCCGCAGTTATTTTTTTAAAGTATAAAATAATGAAATGGTTTGGCGGAGTAACAGGAGATGTGTTAGGGTCCGCCGTGGAAGGAGTGGAGCTTTTATTATGGGCAATTCTGTGGTTGTTGCACTATTTCGCCATGGCTTAA
- a CDS encoding histidine phosphatase family protein, whose amino-acid sequence MGNSVVVALFRHGLTAYNQRKAIIGWSDFQLSHDGRMQLKEIKDKLPEYEKVFSSDLQRCMETARLLFPAADPILIPDLRELNFGIWEGKTHQELEKDGVYQSWLDDYLSVRPPEGELFPEFAERVDRGWNKLKEEMLQNGVNRAIAVTHGGVIKYLLSKFAPYEQTFWEWKVKHGHGYELEWENNAFRRGERCTLLREVPLTEKQNG is encoded by the coding sequence ATGGGCAATTCTGTGGTTGTTGCACTATTTCGCCATGGCTTAACGGCATATAATCAGCGAAAAGCGATTATCGGCTGGTCCGATTTTCAGCTGAGCCATGACGGCCGGATGCAGTTAAAGGAAATAAAGGATAAACTTCCGGAGTATGAGAAAGTGTTTAGCAGTGATTTGCAAAGATGTATGGAAACTGCCAGACTGCTGTTTCCAGCAGCTGATCCAATTCTGATTCCTGATCTGCGTGAACTGAATTTTGGAATATGGGAAGGAAAAACTCATCAAGAGCTTGAAAAGGACGGTGTTTATCAAAGCTGGTTGGACGATTATTTATCCGTCCGGCCGCCTGAAGGTGAATTATTTCCCGAGTTTGCCGAAAGAGTTGACCGAGGCTGGAATAAGTTGAAGGAGGAAATGTTACAAAACGGTGTGAACAGGGCCATTGCCGTGACGCATGGAGGAGTTATTAAGTATTTGCTGTCTAAGTTCGCTCCTTATGAACAGACTTTTTGGGAATGGAAGGTGAAGCACGGGCATGGCTACGAATTAGAATGGGAAAACAATGCCTTTAGGAGGGGGGAACGGTGCACTTTATTACGGGAGGTTCCTTTAACGGAAAAGCAAAATGGGTAA
- a CDS encoding bifunctional adenosylcobinamide kinase/adenosylcobinamide-phosphate guanylyltransferase, whose product MHFITGGSFNGKAKWVRSFYHIEEREDVLWISAYKHQPLPITLHDLGKDFVVLEGAEQWIREISARSDSNGFREQWKNVLRNWYLWENERPDRTLVIIGADITKGIVPVEKEQRNWRDCTGWAFQEITDLAGRIDLIWYGIGQRLK is encoded by the coding sequence GTGCACTTTATTACGGGAGGTTCCTTTAACGGAAAAGCAAAATGGGTAAGGAGCTTTTATCATATTGAAGAGAGAGAAGACGTACTATGGATTTCGGCTTATAAACATCAGCCACTTCCAATCACGCTCCATGATTTAGGAAAAGATTTCGTTGTCCTGGAGGGAGCGGAACAATGGATAAGAGAAATCTCGGCACGGTCTGATTCCAATGGTTTCCGGGAGCAATGGAAGAATGTATTAAGGAATTGGTATCTTTGGGAAAACGAAAGACCGGATCGGACACTCGTAATTATCGGAGCGGATATTACAAAAGGGATTGTACCGGTTGAAAAGGAGCAGCGAAACTGGCGGGATTGCACTGGCTGGGCTTTTCAAGAGATTACCGACCTTGCTGGCCGCATCGACCTTATTTGGTATGGAATTGGTCAAAGACTTAAATAG
- a CDS encoding cob(I)yrinic acid a,c-diamide adenosyltransferase, translating to MRIYTRTGDKGQTSLIGGRVDKDDIRVEAYGTVDEVNCFVGQAMAELDPGLFKDVLEDLEKIQHELFDCGGDLANISSRRQLKLTAEAIEHLEKRIDEFTDEAPKLEKFILPGGTKPSASIHIARTVTRRAERLIVKLKKKDPEVPDLVLKYMNRLSDYFFALARIVNFRLGVKDVEYIRSANVFREGKRKEEK from the coding sequence ATGAGAATTTATACGCGTACAGGTGATAAAGGACAAACGAGTTTAATCGGGGGCCGTGTAGATAAAGATGATATCAGGGTAGAAGCTTATGGAACGGTTGATGAAGTGAATTGCTTTGTCGGCCAGGCCATGGCGGAACTAGACCCCGGTCTTTTCAAAGACGTTTTGGAAGATCTTGAAAAAATTCAACACGAGCTTTTTGACTGCGGCGGAGACCTCGCCAATATTTCCTCCAGAAGGCAATTAAAGCTTACAGCAGAAGCTATTGAACATCTTGAAAAAAGAATTGACGAGTTTACCGATGAAGCGCCGAAACTTGAGAAATTTATTCTTCCGGGTGGAACAAAACCTTCCGCGTCAATCCATATAGCCCGGACAGTAACCCGGCGGGCTGAAAGACTAATTGTAAAACTGAAGAAGAAAGATCCGGAAGTTCCGGATCTTGTATTGAAATATATGAACCGTCTTTCTGATTATTTTTTCGCGCTTGCGAGAATCGTAAATTTTCGCCTCGGTGTAAAAGATGTAGAATACATTAGAAGTGCGAATGTATTTCGGGAAGGGAAACGGAAGGAGGAAAAGTAA
- a CDS encoding ECF transporter S component has translation MFGRKIVLAALFTALSVVGASIKIPAVIGSIALDSFPALLASVLLGNGAGAVIAASGHILSALLGGMPLGPLHFLVALEMAVLVWIFGNIYRTGSKKMAGFIFLFSNAFLAPLPFLFIMGKEFFFAILPSLFIGSLFNLAAALLMAPRLVWLKGGKTDSLEANR, from the coding sequence ATGTTTGGCAGAAAAATTGTTTTGGCAGCACTGTTTACTGCTTTGTCGGTTGTTGGCGCCTCTATTAAAATACCGGCCGTCATAGGAAGCATCGCCCTTGATTCTTTCCCCGCACTTTTGGCCTCTGTACTTTTAGGAAATGGAGCAGGTGCAGTGATAGCTGCATCGGGGCATATTCTGTCTGCATTACTCGGTGGAATGCCGTTAGGTCCTTTACATTTTCTTGTTGCGCTTGAAATGGCGGTTCTTGTATGGATATTCGGAAACATTTATCGGACGGGATCGAAGAAAATGGCAGGTTTTATTTTTTTATTTAGCAATGCTTTTCTCGCTCCCCTGCCTTTTCTTTTTATAATGGGAAAAGAATTCTTTTTTGCGATTCTGCCTTCGCTATTCATAGGATCTCTGTTTAATTTAGCAGCTGCATTGTTGATGGCTCCCCGTCTCGTTTGGTTAAAAGGCGGCAAAACAGACTCTTTGGAGGCTAACCGATGA
- a CDS encoding ATP-binding protein → MRDVAIVPINENESLVIAADNSGGIGMKDSDHVKVPYDILSYYSFRVAVMECMAAGAKPVAVAMQNFCGDDVWPLLKIGVERGLCELGINGISITGSTESNFSLLQSALGMVVVGRKARNDDHDWLLREMDVAVIGFPLVGEEVINNQERIAPLSLFKWFCEQEEVEAILPVGSKGIMYELQQLFHDRVIEEKQVSCSLDLLKSAGPATCFLVVYRPEVEEKLRRKAGKLFHPIKIID, encoded by the coding sequence ATGAGAGATGTTGCGATCGTTCCGATAAATGAAAACGAATCACTCGTTATTGCGGCTGATAACAGCGGCGGAATCGGGATGAAAGACAGTGATCATGTGAAAGTTCCATATGACATTCTCTCGTATTATTCTTTTCGGGTCGCGGTGATGGAGTGTATGGCGGCCGGAGCAAAACCTGTTGCGGTTGCAATGCAAAATTTTTGCGGAGATGATGTATGGCCGCTGCTCAAAATCGGAGTGGAAAGAGGACTTTGTGAATTGGGGATCAATGGAATTTCCATAACGGGAAGTACGGAAAGCAATTTTTCTCTCCTTCAATCGGCACTCGGCATGGTTGTGGTGGGACGGAAGGCGCGAAATGACGATCATGATTGGCTGCTGAGGGAAATGGATGTAGCGGTTATCGGGTTCCCGCTTGTAGGGGAAGAAGTCATTAACAATCAGGAACGGATCGCACCTCTTTCGCTGTTCAAATGGTTCTGTGAACAGGAAGAAGTGGAGGCTATTCTCCCTGTTGGATCAAAAGGAATTATGTACGAGCTTCAACAGCTTTTTCATGATCGGGTGATCGAAGAAAAACAAGTTTCTTGCAGTTTGGATCTATTGAAATCAGCCGGCCCGGCAACGTGCTTTCTTGTTGTCTACCGGCCGGAAGTTGAAGAAAAACTGCGCAGGAAAGCAGGAAAATTGTTTCACCCTATTAAGATAATAGATTGA
- a CDS encoding histidine phosphatase family protein produces the protein MLTLYITRHGETVWNAENRMQGRLDSSLTDKGKLHAQLLGERLKNTEFAAIIASPSGRTVQTAELIKGDRQIPIVKDSRLMEIHFGSWEGKTHDEIKEIDAHQFDCFWNKPHLYQNSEGESFQDIQDRVLSVLKDIEQTYSSGNVLIVTHAVVIKTMYMVMKQLPLDDFWSPPFIHGTSLTVVECDNGKKNFLLEGDLAHIEQEAHL, from the coding sequence ATGCTAACTTTATATATCACGCGACATGGGGAAACGGTATGGAATGCAGAAAACAGAATGCAAGGAAGGTTAGATTCGAGTTTAACGGATAAAGGCAAACTGCATGCACAATTATTAGGTGAAAGGCTTAAGAATACTGAATTTGCGGCTATAATCGCAAGCCCGAGCGGAAGAACAGTCCAAACGGCAGAACTCATTAAGGGAGACCGGCAAATTCCGATTGTAAAAGATTCAAGATTGATGGAAATTCACTTTGGCAGCTGGGAAGGAAAAACTCATGATGAGATTAAAGAAATAGATGCTCATCAATTTGATTGTTTTTGGAACAAGCCGCACCTGTACCAAAATTCAGAAGGCGAAAGTTTTCAAGACATTCAGGACAGGGTGCTATCTGTTTTGAAAGATATAGAACAAACGTATTCTTCCGGAAATGTGCTGATTGTCACCCATGCGGTCGTTATTAAAACAATGTATATGGTGATGAAACAACTTCCCCTTGATGATTTTTGGTCACCGCCGTTCATTCATGGAACGAGTTTGACGGTTGTTGAATGTGACAATGGAAAAAAGAACTTTTTATTAGAGGGTGACCTCGCCCATATAGAACAGGAAGCTCATTTATAA
- a CDS encoding D-alanine--D-alanine ligase yields the protein MKTKIGLLYGGKSAEHKVSMQTAMAVIKALDLEKFDIYPIYITEEGQWVKGPQLTGPVENVKALEFTKEDPQAGAPLAPTLFQAEGEKQKPLDVIFPLLHGPNGEDGTVQGLLEILNLPYVGNGVLASAAGMDKVIMKNIFAQAGLNQVNYVWFIRSEWEKAKKQAYEKVEKELGYPCFVKPANLGSSVGINKATNRSELEAAFQEAFQFDRKIIIEEGVTAREIEIGVLGNDEPECSVAGEIVPKKEFYDYKAKYEDGDTALIIPADLTEEEYAKLKEMAIKAFKALDCSGLVRADFFLTKDGELYINEVNTMPGFTPFSMFPLLWKHSGVEYPELIERLVKLAKERHAEKQNIKHTL from the coding sequence ATGAAAACAAAAATCGGTTTGTTATATGGCGGAAAATCCGCTGAACATAAAGTGTCAATGCAAACAGCAATGGCTGTTATCAAAGCCCTTGATCTTGAAAAATTTGATATTTATCCAATTTACATAACCGAAGAAGGTCAATGGGTTAAGGGTCCGCAGCTTACCGGACCCGTTGAAAATGTCAAAGCGCTTGAGTTCACGAAGGAAGATCCTCAAGCTGGCGCTCCTTTAGCTCCAACCCTTTTTCAGGCAGAAGGAGAAAAGCAAAAGCCGCTTGATGTGATTTTTCCTTTGCTTCACGGTCCAAACGGAGAAGACGGAACCGTTCAGGGGCTGCTTGAAATATTAAATCTCCCGTATGTAGGAAACGGTGTTCTTGCTTCGGCTGCAGGCATGGACAAAGTTATTATGAAAAATATTTTTGCCCAAGCCGGGCTTAACCAAGTAAATTATGTCTGGTTCATCCGAAGCGAGTGGGAAAAAGCAAAGAAACAAGCGTATGAGAAAGTTGAAAAAGAATTGGGTTATCCATGCTTCGTAAAACCTGCAAACCTTGGATCAAGCGTCGGAATCAATAAAGCAACAAACAGAAGCGAGCTTGAAGCAGCTTTCCAGGAAGCGTTCCAATTCGACCGGAAAATCATTATTGAAGAAGGCGTGACGGCAAGAGAAATTGAAATCGGCGTACTTGGAAATGACGAACCGGAATGTTCGGTTGCCGGCGAAATCGTTCCGAAGAAAGAATTCTATGATTACAAAGCAAAATATGAAGACGGCGATACTGCCCTCATTATCCCGGCTGATTTAACGGAAGAAGAATACGCCAAACTAAAAGAAATGGCAATTAAGGCTTTTAAAGCATTGGATTGTTCAGGCCTTGTCAGGGCAGACTTTTTCTTAACAAAAGACGGCGAATTATACATTAATGAGGTAAACACGATGCCGGGGTTCACTCCTTTCAGTATGTTCCCTCTTCTTTGGAAACACTCTGGAGTTGAATATCCTGAACTGATCGAGCGCCTTGTCAAACTGGCAAAAGAAAGGCATGCTGAAAAACAAAATATTAAACATACACTATAA
- a CDS encoding UDP-N-acetylmuramoyl-tripeptide--D-alanyl-D-alanine ligase, translating into MIQKTIKQIKEMIKVENDLSNFENIEINGVAIDSRKITKGNLFIPFKGENTDGHRYVEEAIKKGAAAALWQKDVPNPPLDLPVLIVEDTLRALQELARSYRNELNIKIVGITGSNGKTTTKDMTANLLSVKYKVQKTEGNFNNHIGLPLTVLSLKPETEMAVLEMGMSGRGEIEFLTKLARPNAVIITNIGESHLLDLGSREAIADAKLEIIKGLEDGGLIVYHGDEPLLKERLKNFSGNAILKTFGRSERNDLYPIEIQQSDKGNEFKTNASAEVFSLPVLGTHNVLNALAAMLAAEYFGISFEKMNEGFSGLKLTNMRMEIVEGKNGEKIINDAYNASPTSMNAAIELVSNLSGYINKILVLGDMLELGPQEEQFHYNVGAQLHPEKVDFVFTYGKLGSHIAEGAKTVLPEERVFAFFDKNSLINELSKHTNNETLILVKASRGMKLEDVVSELQKKEQ; encoded by the coding sequence ATGATTCAAAAAACGATCAAACAAATAAAAGAAATGATTAAGGTCGAAAATGATCTTTCTAATTTTGAAAATATAGAGATTAATGGTGTTGCCATTGATTCCCGGAAAATTACAAAAGGAAATCTGTTTATTCCTTTCAAAGGGGAGAATACAGACGGGCACCGTTATGTAGAAGAAGCAATTAAGAAAGGTGCTGCTGCCGCACTTTGGCAAAAAGATGTGCCGAATCCGCCGCTCGATTTACCTGTTTTGATAGTAGAAGATACATTAAGAGCATTACAGGAGCTGGCACGAAGCTACCGTAATGAATTAAACATTAAAATTGTCGGAATTACCGGCAGCAATGGGAAGACGACTACAAAGGACATGACGGCCAATCTGCTTTCCGTAAAATATAAAGTTCAAAAAACGGAAGGCAATTTTAACAACCATATCGGTCTTCCGTTGACGGTCTTAAGCTTAAAGCCGGAAACAGAGATGGCCGTACTCGAGATGGGAATGAGCGGTCGGGGCGAAATTGAATTTTTAACAAAACTCGCAAGGCCAAACGCTGTCATCATCACCAATATCGGAGAGTCACATCTTTTAGACCTCGGTTCAAGAGAAGCCATTGCCGACGCTAAATTAGAAATCATTAAAGGTCTTGAGGACGGCGGTTTAATCGTTTATCACGGAGATGAACCGCTTTTGAAGGAGCGCCTGAAAAATTTTAGCGGCAATGCGATTTTAAAAACGTTTGGAAGAAGCGAAAGGAATGACTTGTATCCGATTGAAATCCAGCAAAGCGACAAGGGAAATGAGTTTAAAACCAATGCATCTGCAGAGGTTTTCTCTTTGCCGGTTCTTGGCACCCATAATGTGTTAAATGCCCTTGCAGCTATGCTGGCAGCGGAATATTTCGGCATTTCATTTGAAAAAATGAACGAAGGATTTTCAGGCTTAAAACTGACCAATATGCGCATGGAAATTGTTGAAGGAAAAAATGGCGAGAAAATCATCAATGACGCTTATAATGCCAGCCCAACTTCCATGAATGCCGCGATTGAACTCGTTTCGAATCTTTCCGGTTATATAAATAAAATATTAGTGCTCGGCGATATGCTTGAGCTGGGACCGCAAGAAGAGCAATTCCATTACAATGTCGGAGCCCAATTACATCCTGAAAAGGTTGATTTTGTATTTACGTATGGAAAGCTGGGCAGCCATATTGCAGAAGGTGCCAAAACGGTTCTTCCGGAAGAAAGAGTATTTGCCTTCTTTGATAAAAATTCGTTAATCAATGAATTATCGAAACACACAAACAATGAGACATTAATTTTAGTGAAAGCATCAAGAGGAATGAAGCTCGAGGACGTTGTATCAGAATTGCAAAAGAAAGAGCAGTAA
- a CDS encoding alpha/beta hydrolase, which produces MIGCLCIHGFTGSPYEVEPLVDFLKKHTDWEIAAPTLPGHGETLQLKGVRYKDWIKHAEEELKKLMVKCETVYVIGFSMGGLIAAYLAVNYPVKKLVLLSPAAYYVNPKQLAADIRKMVKDTFRGELQNNDLYLRYKKKIKDTPISATFQFRSLVSNIRPILEKIEIPTFIAQGEADGIVPPKSAKYIYEKIGTDHKKIKYIKKSGHMICHCDENNELFTDIFDFLSTETGTGIYERSMNH; this is translated from the coding sequence ATGATAGGGTGCTTATGCATACATGGATTTACCGGTTCTCCGTATGAAGTGGAACCGCTGGTTGATTTTTTAAAAAAACATACAGATTGGGAGATTGCTGCACCGACTTTGCCGGGCCATGGAGAAACACTTCAGTTAAAAGGCGTCCGATATAAAGATTGGATTAAGCACGCTGAAGAAGAACTTAAGAAACTGATGGTGAAATGCGAGACGGTTTATGTCATTGGTTTTTCGATGGGAGGATTGATCGCGGCCTATCTTGCTGTCAACTATCCTGTAAAAAAACTGGTTTTACTTAGTCCTGCAGCCTATTATGTAAATCCAAAACAGCTCGCAGCAGATATTAGAAAAATGGTAAAAGATACATTTCGGGGAGAACTGCAAAACAATGACTTGTATCTCCGCTATAAGAAAAAAATCAAGGATACCCCTATTTCGGCAACATTTCAATTTCGCAGCCTAGTTTCAAATATCCGTCCTATTCTGGAAAAAATAGAAATTCCAACGTTTATCGCCCAAGGAGAAGCAGACGGGATTGTTCCTCCTAAAAGCGCGAAATATATATATGAAAAGATTGGCACTGATCATAAAAAAATTAAATACATTAAGAAATCGGGGCATATGATTTGTCATTGCGATGAAAATAATGAGCTTTTTACCGATATTTTTGACTTTTTATCAACAGAAACAGGCACCGGTATATACGAACGTTCAATGAATCATTAG